One Vicia villosa cultivar HV-30 ecotype Madison, WI unplaced genomic scaffold, Vvil1.0 ctg.002327F_1_1, whole genome shotgun sequence genomic region harbors:
- the LOC131638563 gene encoding uncharacterized protein LOC131638563 has protein sequence MDNNVTVNQGATRRTHTYTFHREVFSDNYGNILSLLYSRVDEWALSTLLQFYDPDIRCFTFSDYQLAPTLEEYSCLLNIKIQHRVPFVCVPEKPRLDYIANALYLSLGDVHDNWKKKGDTHGFYMSFLVEKAQEFADKGIWEAFNAILAALIYGIVMFPNIHKFVDLAAICLFMDKNPIPTLLADTYYSIHSRHGKRGAIRGCLPLLYKWFKSHLPASGPFVTSTQKWSQRIMGLTANDIVWYQFRTGISEVIIRCGNFGNVPLIGTRGCINYNPVLALRQLGYTMKSGPSDREIYQSVYFEKGADPIALEEIRKAWNNIHIGERSTLGAKNAIAMEPYTDWVKKRVKTLLLPFPEVPLLYAQPPKISETMVSRERFDQVRVANLRLKEKDRDMDLKRYFLKQTKNELARELKTLKGESSQARKRVRTEKDGKAVVASTEDPQKVIEKAIKEEKEKLRREYQEDLKAHKLRLEKETKSPPDLLDGVSIALCI, from the exons ATGGATAACAACGTGACCGTCAATCAAGGGGCTACGAGGCGCACACACACTTATACTTTCCATCGCGAGG TGTTCAGTGACAACTATGGCAACATATTATCTCTTCTGTACTCGCGTGTCGACGAATGGGCCTTatctactcttcttcagttctacGACCCAGATATCCGTTGTTTCACATTCTCAGATTATCAGCTAGCTCCCACTCTCGAAGAGTACTCTTGCCTCCTcaacatcaagattcaacacagagTGCCTTTTGTTTGTGTCCCAGAGAAACCTAGGTTGGATTacattgccaacgctctttatttgagcttggGAGATGTTCATGATAACTGGAAGAAGAAGGGTGATACACATGGCTTCTACATGAGTTTCCTGGTTGAAAAAGCTCAAGAATTTGCCGACAAAGGGATATGGGAGGCTTTCAATGCTATTTTGGCCGCTCTAATCTATGGAATTGTGATGTTTCCcaacattcacaagttcgttgaCTTGGCTGCTATTTGTCTTTTTATGGACAAGAATCCAATACCCACCCTATTGGCTGACACATATTATTCTATTCACTCTCGGCATGGTAAAAGGGGGGCTATTCGAGGTTGCTTGCCGCTGTTATATAAATGGTTCAAATCTCACTTGCCTGCTAGTGGTCCGTTTGTTACCTCTACTCAGAAATGGTCTCAGAGAATCATGGGACTTACTGCAAACGACATCGTATGGTATCAATTCCGAACAGGCATATCTGAAGTCATTATCAGGTGCGGAAACTTTGGTAACGTCCCGCTCATTGGGACAAGAGGATGTATTAACTACAACCCAGTTCTAGCTCTTCGTCAGTTGGGCTATACCATGAAGAGTGGGCCCTCGGATAGGGAGATTTACCAATCCGTATACTTTGAGAAGGGAGCCGACCCTATAGCGCTTGAGGAAATCAGGAAGGCCTGGAATAACATTCATATAGGTGAGAGATCCACTCTGGGAGCCAAGAATGCCATTGCTATGGAGCCCTATACCGATTGGGTTAAGAAGAGAGTCAAGACACTTTTGTTACCATTCCCGGAAGTTCCTCTCTTGTATGCACAACCTCCGAAGATATCAGAGACTATGGTATCAAGAGAACGTTTTGACCAGGTCCGCGTCGCCAATTTGAGACTGAAAGAGAAAGATAGGGATATGGATTTGAAGCGCTATTTCCTCAAACAGACAAAGAATGAACTGGCCCGTGAACTTAAAACTCTCAAAGGAGAGTCTTCTCAAGCCAGGAAGAGAGTTAGAACTGAAAAGGACGGGAAAGCTGTTGTTGCTTCTACTGAAGACCCTCAAAAGGTTATAGAAAAGGCTataaaggaagaaaaagagaagCTCAGACGAGAGTATCAAGAAGACCTGAAAGCCCACAAGCTCCGACTCGAGAAAGAAACCAA ATCACCACCAgatttgttggatggggtctctaTTGCTCTTTGTATTTGA